In a genomic window of Octadecabacter temperatus:
- a CDS encoding alpha/beta fold hydrolase gives MTTHKIQAKGATLFAKVEGTGPTLVFAHCLGLDHQVWDGVVAQLPNYCCVRYDLRGHGQSDVPSGPYSMGTLISDAEAVCDTLELRDVVFVGLSVGGLVAQGLAVKRLDIARGMTLIGSAAKHGQPEPWHTRAKTVRDGGMPAIIPEMLERWNARESSAMLDEWLTQADAEGFAATCEAIAGTDFYTPTSGLRLPTLGLCGNFDKSTPPDLVRETTDLVPGSQFHLIRGAGHVAPVTHADDIAAKLGDFLTSIGHV, from the coding sequence ATGACGACGCATAAAATCCAAGCCAAAGGTGCGACCCTGTTTGCCAAAGTTGAGGGCACAGGGCCAACTTTGGTCTTTGCACATTGTCTGGGGCTTGATCATCAGGTCTGGGATGGCGTTGTGGCCCAACTGCCGAACTACTGCTGCGTGCGCTATGATCTGCGGGGTCATGGTCAATCTGACGTGCCGAGCGGCCCTTACTCCATGGGTACGTTGATCTCTGACGCAGAGGCGGTTTGTGATACACTCGAACTGCGTGACGTGGTTTTTGTTGGCTTGTCCGTTGGCGGACTCGTGGCGCAGGGCTTGGCCGTCAAACGCCTCGACATTGCGCGTGGCATGACGCTGATTGGCAGCGCTGCCAAACACGGCCAACCCGAACCATGGCATACCCGCGCCAAGACCGTTCGTGACGGCGGAATGCCCGCGATCATTCCTGAGATGTTAGAGCGTTGGAACGCCCGCGAGAGCAGTGCCATGTTGGATGAATGGCTGACACAGGCAGACGCAGAAGGGTTTGCCGCCACCTGCGAGGCCATAGCAGGAACCGATTTTTACACCCCGACTTCTGGTTTGCGCCTACCAACGCTGGGTCTTTGTGGAAACTTTGACAAATCCACGCCACCAGATCTTGTGCGCGAAACCACCGACCTTGTTCCGGGGTCGCAGTTCCACCTAATTCGTGGCGCTGGACATGTCGCTCCGGTTACCCACGCTGATGATATCGCAGCCAAGCTTGGCGACTTCCTCACGTCAATTGGCCACGTCTGA
- a CDS encoding TCR/Tet family MFS transporter: MDASQRKRAFTFILLTLTLDAMGIGLILPVMPDLIGEVNGGTIGDAALWGGILATTFAVMQFIFGPILGSLSDRYGRRPVLLISLLVMTIDYLVMAVAGTIWLLFLTRVIGGITAATQSTATAFIADISKPEEKSANFGLVGAAFGLGFVLGPVIGGLLGEFGPRAPFYAAALLGALNLLFGYFVLPETVTDKMRRPFVLRRANPFAAFKALGQLDGVRRLIFLVFLYEFAFIVYPATWAYFTKEAYGWSPGMVGASLALFGIGMAIVQGGLIRIALRHLGERGTIIYGIGFNFLAFVMLTLISNGWIALAFVPLTSLGAVVTPALQGLISQRVGDDRQGELQGVISSAKSMAMIFSPLVMTQLFWAFTTETGPYFPGAAFILSALLMILCMIVFLGRLRQTAP, from the coding sequence ATGGACGCCTCACAGCGCAAACGCGCCTTCACATTTATTCTCCTTACTTTGACGCTCGATGCGATGGGCATCGGGCTGATCCTGCCTGTGATGCCGGACCTTATCGGCGAGGTGAACGGCGGCACTATTGGCGATGCGGCCCTTTGGGGTGGTATCCTTGCGACGACGTTTGCGGTGATGCAGTTTATCTTTGGCCCGATCCTCGGGTCATTGTCAGATCGATACGGCCGTCGCCCTGTTCTGCTTATTTCGCTTCTGGTTATGACGATTGACTATCTGGTCATGGCGGTTGCAGGCACCATCTGGTTGCTTTTCCTCACCCGCGTCATCGGTGGGATCACCGCTGCAACACAATCAACCGCCACGGCGTTCATCGCAGACATCTCAAAACCCGAGGAAAAATCCGCGAACTTCGGGCTGGTTGGCGCGGCGTTTGGCCTCGGCTTTGTATTGGGTCCGGTCATTGGCGGCCTATTGGGCGAATTCGGCCCACGCGCGCCCTTTTATGCGGCAGCGCTCCTTGGGGCTTTGAACCTGCTCTTTGGGTATTTCGTTCTGCCGGAAACGGTCACCGATAAAATGCGTCGTCCTTTCGTGCTGCGCCGCGCCAATCCGTTTGCCGCCTTCAAAGCACTGGGCCAACTCGACGGCGTGCGCCGCCTTATCTTTCTTGTGTTCCTCTATGAATTCGCCTTCATCGTTTATCCTGCGACATGGGCTTATTTCACCAAAGAAGCCTACGGCTGGTCCCCCGGCATGGTCGGCGCATCGCTTGCATTGTTTGGCATCGGCATGGCGATTGTTCAGGGCGGGCTTATCCGCATCGCACTGCGTCATCTGGGCGAACGCGGCACGATCATCTATGGTATCGGCTTTAACTTCCTTGCGTTTGTCATGCTGACACTGATCTCAAACGGTTGGATAGCGCTTGCTTTCGTTCCACTTACGTCTCTAGGCGCTGTCGTTACACCAGCTTTGCAGGGTTTGATTTCGCAACGCGTTGGTGATGATCGCCAAGGCGAACTGCAGGGCGTCATTTCGTCAGCCAAATCCATGGCGATGATTTTCTCACCTCTGGTAATGACGCAGCTGTTCTGGGCCTTCACAACTGAAACAGGTCCGTATTTTCCAGGTGCGGCTTTCATCCT